In Verrucomicrobia bacterium CG1_02_43_26, the sequence CTTTCCACCAAACCCTACATGGAATTGGCGACTCTTCCTGGGGGAATGATTATTTCTTATGAAATTGTTATATCTACCGACAGTCCTTGTGCCGGAAAAACCGTTAAAAGCATTGGATTACCTCCGGGTGCTGTGATCATCGCCCTCCAACACAAGTATGAAGTGAGGGTACCGTTGGCACATGATGTATTGTTGTCAGGCGACAGAATCATCATTATTATGCAAAAAGCAGTTATCAACCTTGTGATGCGAATTTTTGATATTTAGGCAATGCCAAGACTTTTATTTACCCCAGATACGCCGTAAACAAACGGGGCGGCCGCTTCCTTCTTTATAAGCGGTATAACGAGTAGGATTTGTCTTGTAATAACGCTGGTGGTAGTCCTCTGCAGGATAGAATTCTGAAGCAGGGAGGATATCCGTGACAATAGGGAGCCCTAAACGTGCAGTAATGAGCGCTTTGGATTCTTCGGCGATATGCTTTTGATCCTCATCACAATAAAAAATGGCGGTTAGATATTGAGAACCCCGATCTGCAAACTGGCCAGCATTGTCTGAAGGATCGATGTTATGCCAAAAGGTTTCGAGTAAATCGTTATAAAGGATTTTACCGGGATCATAGGAAATTTCCACGACTTCGTAGTGCCCCGTTTTTCCGGTACAAACTTGCTCGTATGTGGGATTTTTCACATGTCCGCCCATGTATCCTGACGTGACTTTTAAGATGCCCGCTGTGGAGGGTTGATCAAACGCGGCTTCAATGCACCAGAAGCAACCGCCGGCGAAGTAGGCTTTTGAGGATTGGGGGTTTTGCATGGATGCTATTCTAAGGGAGATGTTGGGAGTTTTGCGATTCTTTTGGTAACAAAAAAAGCAGCCTAGAAAAGCTGCTTTTGGGTTTTGTAAATTGTAGAAATAAAATAATTTTATTAGAGAGCTTTGGCCTTTGCAAGTAATTCCTTGTCTTCAGCTAATTTTGCTGCCAAGGCATGGATAAAATTATTAAGATTTTCTTTATCATCGCTAGTTTGAAAACTTGAAAATCTATTTTTCATATCATTTAATAAAGGTAAGAATTTATCCCCAGCGGCAATAGATTCCGTCATAAGATTTATAAATTGAGTTTTATCACAAACGGTGTTGTTCAATAGCTTCGCTTTGTAGTTAGACAGCATTACCGCAACTTCGGACAAGCGGGTGATTAAATCCTGATGGCCACCCATATTGCGCAAACCGCTTATCATAGAAGCAACTTCGCCTTGCATAACGCTTACGCCTGCAGTCTCCTCAGATAATTCTTTAGCAGTTACACCATATTGCGTAAAGCAAGCAATGCTCTGTGGTATAGTATAAATGGAAGTATCAGCATAACCTGCGTTTACACCCATGAGTGTTAATAGTGAGAATATAATCGTTTTTACTTTGTTCATATTTTTCATATTTGAATTACTTATTTAACTTTGATTAAAATTTAAGACAAATTAAACAGTTAATCATTAGCAATGTCAATATTTTTGTGTAATTTTTACGAAAGAATCTTCTTTACCGAAAACAACGATTTACTTACACGCGTTAAGTCTTTAATCTTACCTGCATGCAAAGGTTGTTATCCCTGTTCCTCTTTTCATTCATTTCCCTTCCCCTGGTATCCGTTTCAGGAGAAGCTGCGAAACTTGTTCCGATGGAGGACTTTTTTCGAAATCCGGAGAAGACAGGGTATCAGATATCCTATAACGGGAGATATGTTTCCTTTCTTGCCCCATGGGAAAGCCGGTTGAATATATTTGTTGAAAAGACAAATGGGAACCCCAGCCAGATTACCTTTAAGAGTGATCGGGACATCATGCGTTATTATTGGGCTAATAATGCTAAGCTAGTCTATTTTGAAGATAATGGTGGTGATGAAAATGACCATATGTTTGTGATTGATGTTAATGGGGATGGGAAACGGGATTTAACCCCCTTTCCCGGTGTGAAGGCTGTTTTTATTGATGATTTACAGAAGGACAGCGAGCATGTTTTGGTAGGGCTAAATGTGCGGGATAAAAGTATTTTTGATGCTTACCAAGTCAATGTGAACACGGGAGAACTTCGGCTTGTCGCGGAAAATCCGGGTGATGTGATGACTTGGGTGACAGATCATAACGGTAAAGTAAGAGCTGCCTTAGCCACTGATGGCGTGGATCAAATCTTCCTCTATAGGGAAACGGAAAATGAACCTTTTAAACCCGTTATAAAAACAAATTTTAAAGAGTCCTTCGAGCCACTGGCATTTACGTATGACAATAAAAAAATTTATGCTAATTCAAATATAGGGCGGGATAAGTCTGCGGTTGTGGTTGTTGACCCTAATACAGGGAAGGAAGAGAAAGTGATTTATGAGAATCCAGACGTGGATGTCTATAACATTATGCTCTCAGACAAATATAAGAAACTAGTAGCTGTTTCTTATGTAACAGATAAACTGCATTACATCTTCTTTGACGAAAAAACGAAGCGCATGTTTGCGGATTTTGACAAGCAATTCCCCGGATTGGAAACAAGGATTGTAAGCCAAAACAAAGATGAAGACATGTTCATCTTGCGCACTTTTAGTGATAAAACCCGCGGAGCCTATTACCTTTATTATACAAAAGGAAAGAAGGTAAAAAAACTGGCAGATGTTTCCTCCTGGCTGGATGAGGGCAACATGGCTGAAATGAGACCAGTGGAATACAGATCACGTGACCGGTTAACCATACACGGTTATCTGACACTGCCAAAGGGTCTTGAGCCTAAAGATTTGCCAATTGTGGTGATTCCGCATGGTGGGCCGTGGGCAAGGG encodes:
- a CDS encoding peptide-methionine (S)-S-oxide reductase, with the translated sequence MQNPQSSKAYFAGGCFWCIEAAFDQPSTAGILKVTSGYMGGHVKNPTYEQVCTGKTGHYEVVEISYDPGKILYNDLLETFWHNIDPSDNAGQFADRGSQYLTAIFYCDEDQKHIAEESKALITARLGLPIVTDILPASEFYPAEDYHQRYYKTNPTRYTAYKEGSGRPVCLRRIWGK
- a CDS encoding S9 family peptidase gives rise to the protein MQRLLSLFLFSFISLPLVSVSGEAAKLVPMEDFFRNPEKTGYQISYNGRYVSFLAPWESRLNIFVEKTNGNPSQITFKSDRDIMRYYWANNAKLVYFEDNGGDENDHMFVIDVNGDGKRDLTPFPGVKAVFIDDLQKDSEHVLVGLNVRDKSIFDAYQVNVNTGELRLVAENPGDVMTWVTDHNGKVRAALATDGVDQIFLYRETENEPFKPVIKTNFKESFEPLAFTYDNKKIYANSNIGRDKSAVVVVDPNTGKEEKVIYENPDVDVYNIMLSDKYKKLVAVSYVTDKLHYIFFDEKTKRMFADFDKQFPGLETRIVSQNKDEDMFILRTFSDKTRGAYYLYYTKGKKVKKLADVSSWLDEGNMAEMRPVEYRSRDRLTIHGYLTLPKGLEPKDLPIVVIPHGGPWARDYWSYDPEAQFLANRGYGVLQINYRGSTGYGRSFWEAGFKEWGKAMQDDITDGVQWLIAQGVADPTRIAIYGASYGGYAALAGVTFTPNLYACGVSYVGPSNLFTLLASFPPYWEPLLKQMYEQVGDPIADKKLLEEVSPLFHVEEIKVPLLIAQGANDPRVKQQESDQIVAALKERNLPVEYLLKEDEGHGFVKEENRFDFYRKLESFLEKHLKRN